The proteins below come from a single Triticum aestivum cultivar Chinese Spring chromosome 5D, IWGSC CS RefSeq v2.1, whole genome shotgun sequence genomic window:
- the LOC123125517 gene encoding auxin-responsive protein IAA12, producing MPTYLLAMPFAAYKTWAPTLPLPSQRKQHTHRLLLSPSQSYHISSFTSHPNVLAKFARPSKHQASSHVRPLEMEATDSLLMATELRLGLPGTDDKPHKITSVMSPPATPRGRKRTLDAFEATASDEADRSDDVETAPPVAKAQVVGWPPVRSYRKSCFQAAASKSKAKKADEASSNNTPSAAAPASTNGSFVKVSMDGAPYLRKVDMRMYKGYRELREALEAMFVCFSGADGGASNGGANPAEYAITYEDKDGDLMLVGDVPFDMFSGTCKKLRIIKRSEATGLGSK from the exons ATGCCAACTTACTTACTCGCGATGCCCTTCGCCGCCTATAAAACATGGGCGCCAACCCTACCCTTGCCAAGCCAACGCAAGCAACACACACATCGTCTTCTCCTCTCACCGAGCCAGAGCTATCACATCTCGTCATTCACATCGCATCCAAACGTACTTGCAAAGTTCGCTAGACCAAGCAAGCACCAAGCATCTTCGCACGTACGTCCACTGGAAATGGAAGCTACCGACAGCCTCCTCATGGCCACCGAGCTCAGGCTGGGCCTCCCCGGCACCGACGACAAGCCACACAAGATCACCTCGGTGatgtcgccgccggcgactcccagAGGCAGGAAGCGCACCCTGGACGCCTTCGAGGCCACCGCCTCCGATGAGGCCGACAGGTCCGACGACGTCGAGACCGCACCCCCCGTGGCCAA GGCACAAGTTGTCGGGTGGCCGCCGGTGAGGTCGTACCGGAAGAGCTGCTTCCAGGCGGCGGCGAGCAAGAGCAAGGCGAAGAAAGCAGACGAGGCCAGCAGCAACAACACGCCGTCCGCAGCGGCGCCGGCGAGCACCAACGGCTCCTTCGTCAAAGTGAGTATGGACGGAGCGCCCTACCTAAGGAAGGTCGACATGAGGATGTACAAGGGCTACCGGGAGCTCAGGGAGGCCCTGGAGGCCATGTTCGTCTGCTTCTCCGGGGCAGACGGCGGCGCTTCCAACGGCGGCGCGAACCCGGCCGAGTACGCCATCACCTACGAGGACAAGGACGGCGACCTCATGCTTGTCGGAGATGTGCCCTTCGA TATGTTCAGCGGCACATGCAAGAAGTTGAGGATCATCAAGAGATCCGAAGCCACAGGCCTGGGATCCAAATAA
- the LOC123122751 gene encoding CBL-interacting protein kinase 7, with protein sequence MAVAKSKAGKHAAPLLGKYELGRLLGRGTFAKVYHARSLVGGEAVAIKVLDKPELAATAGMDARVLGEVSAMRRLRHPNVLRLHEVLATRSKVYLVMELAPGGDLLSRLASLPKRRLPEHAARRVFLQLVSALIYCHARGVSHRDVKPQNVLIDADGNLKVCDFGLAALPESHRDDGRLHTACGTPAFAAPEVLRRKAYDGVKADAWSCGVILYVLLAGRLPFDDSNIAEMCRKAHRREYTLPEWVSQPARRLVSRLLDPNPATRLTVAELSSHPWFKRSLSLDSQLGSLLGGAPERDLLFQAPPTLNAFDIISMSPGLDLSGLFGENRRSREKRFMTTATPEQMVEQLGHSGAKLGYFMVGKKGVERLPLGGLSGLVAMSMEMSEVAPPLMLVELRLEAGDDEEVQAFGWDELRTELGEVVMAWHGCEELRTGAGGGALGCKCLFGLGVPEMVVIAGVAALLFGPKQLPEIGRSVGKTVKSFQQAAKEFETELKKEPEEGGDQPPPTTPTAVSSSDDEEKKELEASSRKEST encoded by the exons ATGGCCGTCGCCAAGAGCAAGGCAGGCAAGCACGCCGCCCCGCTGCTCGGCAAGTACGAGCTCGGCCGCCTCCTCGGCCGCGGCACCTTCGCCAAGGTCTACCACGCGCGCTCCCTCGTCGGCGGCGAGGCCGTGGCCATCAAGGTGCTCGACAAGCCGGAGCTGGCCGCCACGGCCGGCATGGACGCGCGCGTGCTCGGCGAGGTCTCCGCCATGCGCCGCCTCCGCCACCCCAACGTGCTGCGCCTCCACGAGGTGCTCGCCACGCGCTCCAAGGTCTACCTCGTCATGGAGCTCGCCCCCGGCGGCGACCTGCTCTCCAGGCTCGCCTCGCTCCCCAagcgccgcctccccgagcacgccgcgcGCCGCGTCTTCCTCCAGCTCGTCTCCGCGCTCATCTACTGCCACGCGCGCGGCGTCTCCCACCGCGACGTCAAGCCGCAGAACGTCCTCATCGACGCCGACGGCAACCTCAAGGTCTGCGACTTCGGCCTCGCCGCGCTCCCGGAGTCCCACCGCGACGACGGACGCCTGCACACCGCCTGTGGGACGCCCGCCTTCGCCGCGCCCGAGGTGCTCCGCCGCAAGGCCTACGACGGCGTCAAGGCCGACGCATGGTCCTGCGGCGTCATCCTCTAcgtcctcctcgccggccgccTGCCGTTCGACGACTCCAACATCGCCGAGATGTGCAGGAAGGCGCACCGCCGCGAGTACACGCTCCCGGAGTGGGTGTCCCAGCCGGCGCGCCGCCTCGTGAGCCGCCTGCTCGACCCCAACCCAGCCACCCGCCTCACGGTCGCCGAGCTCTCCAGCCACCCGTGGTTCAAACGGTCGCTCAGCCTCGACTCGCAGCTCGGCAGCCTCCTCGGCGGCGCGCCGGAGCGCGACCTCCTGTTCCAGGCCCCGCCGACGCTCAACGCGTTCGACATCATAAGCATGTCGCCGGGGCTCGACCTGTCGGGACTCTTCGGCGAGAACCGGCGGAGCCGGGAGAAGCGGTTCATGACGACGGCGACGCCGGAGCAGATGGTCGAGCAGCTCGGGCACTCGGGTGCAAAGCTCGGTTACTTCATGGTGGGCAAGAAAGGAGTAGAGCGGCTGCCACTAGGCGGCCTGTCGGGGCTCGTGGCCATGTCCATGGAGATGTCGGAGGTGGCGCCGCCCCTGATGCTCGTCGAGCTTCGGCTGGAAGCAGGCGACGACGAGGAGGTCCAGGCGTTCGGATGGGACGAGCTCAGGACGGAGCTTGGGGAGGTGGTCATGGCGTGGCATGGCTGCGAGGAATT GCGGACGGGGGCGGGGGGCGGCGCGCTCGGGTGCAAGTGCCTGTTCGGGCTCGGCGTGCCGGAGATGGTCGTCATCGCCGGCGTCGCCGCGCTGCTGTTCGGGCCGAAGCAGCTCCCCGAGATCGGCCGCAGCGTCGGCAAGACCGTCAAGAGCTTCCAGCAG GCAGCCAAGGAATTCGAAACAGAACTGAAGAAAGAACCTGAGGAAGGCGGCGACCAGCCTCCACCCACAACCCCCACCGCGGTCAGCAGCAGCGATGATGAAGAGAAAAAGGAGCTAGAGGCATCGAGTAGGAAAGAGAGCACATGA
- the LOC123122750 gene encoding protein OSB1, mitochondrial: MALLAVASPLKTLNPTLSPSPSPSRRRGLLLGSSHLRLPPLLSRSGRLRCSAGYGDAAAPQQAAPTTQRPDEIPWSRELCNSVRLIGTVGTDIELRQLPSGASVARGRIAVWKSATETTWVTLAFWDDLAVMASEHVKQGDRIFVSGRLVSDTVEEGPEKRQVYYKVVVQQFNFIESFQPVRLYSESSQDGGKHGDYVGNDSTSGSTENKKGDYMSSSSRSTEALWQAFFANPLDWWDNRKDKKNPRYPDFKHKSTGEALWVEGRNNPNWVVSQLAVLDSRMGSLQDKQRKPVSYMYADDFMTSDASD; this comes from the exons ATGGCTCTCCTCGCCGTCGCGTCCCCGCTCAAAACCCTAAACCCTACCTTGAGCCCCAGCCCAagccccagccgccgccgcggtctcctcctcggctcctcccatctccgcctgccgccgctgctcTCGCGGAGCGGCCGCCTCCGCTGCTCGGCCGGCTACGGCGATGCCGCCGCGCCGCAGCAGGCGGCTCCGACGACGCAGCGGCCGGACGAGATCCCGTGGAGCAGGGAGCTCTGCAACTCGGTGCGGCTCATAGGGACGGTGGGCACCGACAtcgagctgcgccagctccccagcGGCGCCTCCGTCGCGCGGGGGCGCATTGCCGTCTGGAAGTCGGCCACCGAGACCACCTG GGTAACTCTTGCATTTTGGGACGACTTGGCTGTTATGGCCTCTGAGCATGTAAAACAAGGAGACCGAATATTTGTTTCTGGACGGCTTGTATCAGATACTGTTGAGGAGGGGCCTGAGAAGCGGCAGGTTTACTACAAG GTTGTCGTTCAACAGTTCAACTTCATTGAGTCCTTCCAACCTGTGCGGTTATATTCAGAGTCAAGCCAGGATG GTGGAAAGCATGGAGATTATGTTGGTAATGATTCTACCTCTGGTTCAACTGAGAATAAAAAGGGAGATTACATGAGTTCCTCCTCTCGTTCAACTGAAGCACTGTGGCAAGCATTCTTCGCTAATCCTCTTGACTGGTGGGATAACAGGAAAGATAAG AAGAACCCAAGGTATCCAGACTTCAAGCACAAGAGCACCGGCGAAGCGCTGTGGGTCGAGGGGAGGAACAACCCCAACTGGGTCGTCTCCCAGCTGGCGGTCTTGGACTCGAGGATGGGTTCCCTGCAGGACAAGCAGAGGAAACCAGTCTCCTACATGTACGCCGACGACTTCATGACATCTGATGCCAGCGACTAA